The sequence below is a genomic window from Syntrophorhabdaceae bacterium.
ATCCCTTTTTAGTACCCTCCCGGCAACCTCTTCAACGGTAGCCGGATACTCATTGTTTCTGCCGCTCAAATATATCTCTTTCACGGTAATATCGGTTTTTCTTATAACGTCTCCCTGTTTGCCGGGATGTCTCATCATGAATATCTTCCTCTTCGCAAATACCCTGAAGGGCACATGGACATTCCTCGTTCTTCCGCCATCCAGCTCCAACTCCAGTGAACAGATACCGGCGCCGTTTGCATCGGGCATCTCGAGAAAGCTGATATTCCTGATCTTTGTTTTTTCGTTCCGGGAAATTGTCATAGAGTTAAATTTGATACGCACATCATCGTCATCGTTGTATATCTGTTTTACAAACCTCGTAAGCCTTGCCTCAATGACCGACTGGTCCAGGGCAAAAGCAGCTGAGAGCTGAGAGCTGAGAGCGGAGAGTAAAAAGCATAATAAAAACAAATTCAGAAAAGTACGCCTCCTGCTCCTCAATCCCCGATTTTCTATTTTAGTTTTTGGCCCTCTGCCCTCTGCTCTCCGCTCTCCGCTCTTAGCTCTCTGCTCTCTGCTCTCTGCTCTCTGCTCTCCGCTCTCAGCTCTCTGCTCTCCGCTGCCTTTCACGTTATCTCCTTATATTGTTCGCCATCTGGAGCATCTCATCGGCAGCCTGAATAGCCTTTGAATTGACCTCATATGCCCGCTGTCCTATGATGAGATTGATCATCTCCTGCATGATATTCACATTTGACATCTCTAAGTACCCCTGCAGCAAAGTTCCCATTCCGTTGTCCCCCGGTTTGCCTGTTGTCGGGGTACCGCTTGCATCTGTCTCTACAAACAGATTTTTCCCTATTGCCCTTAAACCCGTAGGATTTGCGAAGGTTGCAAGCTCAACCTTACCGATCTGCTGCGGACTCGATTGACCTTGAACAAGGGCGGACACGGTGCCGTCCGATTCGATGGAAATATTGAGTGTCTTTTGCGGGATCGTGATGTTTGGCTCAAGGAGGTAGCCGTCCGATGTGACTATCTTCCCCTCGGAGTCGCTCTTCATGGCGCCGGAACGTGTATAGGCCTTATCCCCTGAAGGAAGGGTAACCTGCAAAAAACCATTCCCCTGGATGGCCATATCAAGCTCATTCCCGGTATTCTGGTAATCTCCCTGCTGGAAGATCTTCTGAACCGCAGACAGCATAGCGCCAAGTCCTATCTGTATTCCTGTCGGTACCTGGTTCCCATTGTCCGTCCTGGTCCCCTGGACCCTCAATGTCTGGTACATCAGGTCCTGGAAATCTGCCCGCGATTTCTTGAACCCATTTGTATTGACGTTTGCAATGTTGTTCGCTATAACGTCAAGGTTCACCTGCTGCACATTCATCCCTGTCGCGGCTGTCCATAATGCCCTTATCATTATTACCTCCTAAAACTTTCCCAGATCCACGAGCTTCGTGTACATATCGGAAAAGAACTGGTCTACCTTTGTGTAGCACTCATATGCCCGCAATGTATTGATCATCTCTATCATTTCTTTAAAAACATTGACGTTTGAGGATTCATAGAAGCCCTGTTTCACGGAAAACGAATCAGGCGTCTTCTCCTGGTTTTCGCTGTTTACGTTCACAAATAAGCTTCTTCCGGAAGGTCTCAGATATTGTTTATCGTCAAAATCTACGATCTTCAAAGTGTCCACTAAGTCTTTACCGACAAATATTGAGCCATCTCTTTCGATGGATACTGTTTTGTCTTTCGCGCTATCAACATCTATCGTGATCTCTCCGCCATTTCCCAGCACAGGGTCGCCGCTCATCGTTACGAGCCTGTTGTTACGATCCAGCGTAAACTGCCCGTTCCTCGTGTACGTGTTGCCGTTCTTTCCTTCTATGACAAAAAAACCGGCGCCATCGAT
It includes:
- the flgF gene encoding flagellar basal-body rod protein FlgF, with amino-acid sequence MSFFGTVSGKFINERRLEVITNNMANALTAGYKASKPAFSMMTSEKAINTGNSELKNTYVGVYDTFTDFSDAPIIESGSTFDCAIDGAGFFVIEGKNGNTYTRNGQFTLDRNNRLVTMSGDPVLGNGGEITIDVDSAKDKTVSIERDGSIFVGKDLVDTLKIVDFDDKQYLRPSGRSLFVNVNSENQEKTPDSFSVKQGFYESSNVNVFKEMIEMINTLRAYECYTKVDQFFSDMYTKLVDLGKF
- the flgA gene encoding flagellar basal body P-ring formation chaperone FlgA, coding for MFLLCFLLSALSSQLSAAFALDQSVIEARLTRFVKQIYNDDDDVRIKFNSMTISRNEKTKIRNISFLEMPDANGAGICSLELELDGGRTRNVHVPFRVFAKRKIFMMRHPGKQGDVIRKTDITVKEIYLSGRNNEYPATVEEVAGRVLKRDIAANTVVTKQILEEQIALQRGDLVNIVVESKRLLVQARGKTIDKGRIGDTVRVKNVTSGKELVGKVTGSNTVVVQF
- the flgG gene encoding flagellar basal-body rod protein FlgG yields the protein MIRALWTAATGMNVQQVNLDVIANNIANVNTNGFKKSRADFQDLMYQTLRVQGTRTDNGNQVPTGIQIGLGAMLSAVQKIFQQGDYQNTGNELDMAIQGNGFLQVTLPSGDKAYTRSGAMKSDSEGKIVTSDGYLLEPNITIPQKTLNISIESDGTVSALVQGQSSPQQIGKVELATFANPTGLRAIGKNLFVETDASGTPTTGKPGDNGMGTLLQGYLEMSNVNIMQEMINLIIGQRAYEVNSKAIQAADEMLQMANNIRR